The following proteins come from a genomic window of Streptomyces sp. Sge12:
- a CDS encoding NAD-dependent epimerase/dehydratase family protein, with protein sequence MRVLLTGATGYSGLIVASRLMDAGAHVRGLASRPSDLTQKLESTGGFTFHQGDLRDAQTLAEAVKGVDAIVHFAAIVGDPASAREPDLARQVNVEATKVLFDAADRSGVNHLVFGSTCSVYGRHTGGVATETTPVNPVSLYGETKVEAEDYLLSQGGDVNVTVLRLGTAYGVSPKLRLDLIVNQYVHEATTRGEITVMGPEAWRPHVHVQDLAQAVDSVLADPGEARQQIFNVVTENMQLKQVAALASAAHTGPVRIDYRATVDDRRDYAVSGEKLLNSLSYTPGWTVAQGVREVRNHLVSAESSAESSARDRTPRISASAARSRSTTTPDGPRRRPPADPGTTPGVPGTTPPQQQRGRGRGR encoded by the coding sequence ATGCGTGTACTCCTGACAGGAGCGACTGGTTACAGCGGTTTGATCGTTGCCTCCCGGCTCATGGATGCCGGGGCCCACGTTCGGGGCCTGGCAAGCCGTCCCAGCGACCTGACCCAGAAGCTGGAGAGCACGGGTGGTTTCACTTTCCATCAGGGAGACCTCCGTGATGCTCAGACGCTCGCCGAGGCAGTCAAAGGCGTCGACGCGATCGTCCACTTTGCCGCCATCGTCGGCGACCCCGCCAGCGCACGTGAGCCGGACCTCGCCCGCCAGGTGAATGTCGAGGCGACCAAAGTGCTCTTTGACGCTGCTGACCGATCGGGCGTCAACCACCTCGTCTTCGGCTCAACCTGCAGCGTGTACGGCCGTCACACCGGGGGCGTCGCCACCGAAACCACGCCCGTAAACCCAGTCTCCCTCTACGGCGAAACCAAGGTTGAGGCGGAAGACTATCTCCTCAGTCAGGGCGGCGACGTCAACGTCACCGTCCTGCGGCTAGGCACGGCTTACGGTGTATCCCCAAAACTGCGACTCGATCTCATCGTCAACCAATACGTTCACGAGGCCACCACTCGTGGTGAGATAACCGTCATGGGCCCAGAGGCATGGCGCCCCCATGTCCATGTGCAGGACCTCGCGCAAGCAGTGGACAGCGTTCTGGCCGATCCCGGCGAAGCACGCCAGCAGATCTTCAACGTCGTCACAGAAAACATGCAACTCAAGCAGGTCGCGGCTCTGGCCTCGGCGGCCCATACCGGTCCCGTCCGTATCGACTATCGAGCGACGGTGGACGATCGACGCGACTATGCCGTGTCAGGTGAGAAACTACTCAACAGCCTCAGCTATACGCCGGGCTGGACCGTCGCGCAAGGCGTCCGTGAAGTCCGCAACCACCTCGTCTCCGCCGAGTCCTCCGCCGAGTCCTCCGCCCGGGACCGGACACCCAGAATCTCTGCCAGTGCCGCCCGTTCACGCTCCACCACCACACCGGACGGCCCACGGCGCAGGCCGCCCGCCGACCCCGGAACCACACCTGGGGTTCCAGGAACGACGCCGCCACAACAGCAGCGCGGCCGCGGCCGCGGCCGGTGA